TAAGTATGTGGAGTTGGAATATAACAAGCTCACGGAAAAATGTGCAGCTTTGATTGGTGAGATTTCTGTTAGTTTCCGTACTTCCTTGCAGGGTTCTTTGCAGGCTTATAAGTCTTTGTCGAACGGCAACAAGTCATTGGGCTTGGCGATGGCAGGACTGACCATGCTCGAACACTATATGGGAGCAAGTGAACGCGCTAATCGATTGAAATCAGATTTGTCAGTTTTCCAAACCAGCGTGAAGCATGATGCCACTCGCATCAAGGCTGATATGGGACGATTGTTGGTAATCTGCAAAACGCTCAATGATGTGATAATCCCGAAGGCGAATGTGTTCTTGCGTTATGGAGAAAAACTGTTGGCTTCAGACTTGAAGGCGACACTTGATGTCTTGTATGCGGATGAGACTATTCGTCCATTGGAGGGGCAGCGAAAATGTCTGCTTCAGCAGATGAAGGCGCTGGACATGGAAATGAACGACCATCTTCAGAACATCGATGTCTATACCTCGCTGATTAATGACATCACCGCTACCTTGGAGTCTAAGCAGGGAAACTATATGGAAGCGAAGGCGAAGAAGCCTTCCAGACCTTTCTTCCTCGTCAATTGGATTACCTTTGGTATGGCCAACAAGAACTACTATCGTGACTTCACCGAATGGAATGCGGTATGCTTCCCTCTTGTGAGAGAATACGAGAGCTATCAGGTAGATTTGAAGTTGGATAAGGAGGAATTGGAATCGCATCGTGAGGAACAAACCCGCATCAAAAATGAGTATGCCAAACTCTCCAGTGAACTGGATAAGGTTTCTAAGGAGATCAGAAGCAAGATAGTTTGCTCTGACGACTTGAAGCTGAAGATGCTGAAACATCTCCGTGATATGGTTGCCATGCTGAAACTTGGACGTGAAATCATGGAGAGTAAGATAGATGAGAAGTTGGTGCATACGGTAGATATTCCCGATTATCGGGAGGCAGCCAAGCTTCCTGCTGATGTGGAGCAGAACCTTTCTCTGTTTACAGGAATGTTGGCAGACAATCTTCATGCCGACAAGGATATGGCTAAGAATCTGCTTGACGGAGTTGAAGCATACACGAAAGACCCTAAGAAGATAGAGGGCAAGACCGCACAACAGAACAAACCTGCAGAGTATAGCGAGGAAGACTTGGCGCAGCTAACTGGTGCTATGGAACAATCCTTACAGAAAGGTATCGCTCTGTTTGGTAGTTTCGCTAAGCTCAAAGCGCAGCAGCTCAGTGGTAGCTTGGCTTCGGCTGCATACGATAAGGAGTTGAAGAAACATGCTGATGAGTTTAAGCGTGAAATGGCTAAGATAGACAACAAGAGTGCTTATCTTCGTGAGGTGTTCAAGCGCATCAATCTGGCTGGTAGCGAGGAGGAACGTAAGCAAGCTATGGAGTTGATGAGCGACTTGAGCGGTTTCTCTCTTTCGGAACAGGAGTTCACAGAATTTATAAATGGTAAGAAACAAATAGAATTATAAGGCGTATGGAAAATTCAAGAAGACAGCAAGCCCAGGCTGATTTGGGCATGGATTTCGCAAAAGAAGATCAAAAGCGAGAGGCGGCTCTTGCCAAAGAACAGGCGAGGGCTGATAAAAAAGCTGCTAAGCGTGAGAAGATGATGAACATGCCATCTTATCGTCTGATGGTAGGTACGGCGAAGTATATGGACAAGTGGTTCTTGGATCCTATCCTTGGCTTCATCCTTCCTGTCGGTATCGGTGATGCTTTGACGAGCGTGTTTGCATTCCCATTCATCTATTACAGTCTTTGCGTGGTTAAGTCTATTCCGCTGACTTTGGCTGTCATCTATAATATCTTGATGGATGTGCTGATTGGTGCCATACCTTTCTATATAGGTGATGTGCTGGATGTATTCAAGCGTTCGTATGTAGAGAACCTGAGATTGATTACTGGCTATATCGAGGATGATAAGGAGATTATCAACAAGGTGAACAAGAAGGCATTCTGGACGGCTGTGTTCATTGTCGTGCTTTGCTGGTTGATTTATGTGGTGATTTCGTGGGCCATTCGCTTGGGAACCATGGCTTATGATTGGATAGTTTCATTATTTTAAAATATGAATAGCAACATTTTCTTTCAACCCTTCGTTGGCAAGGATTATGCCAACGGGGGGATATTCGGCAAGCGAATCATGATATTGGGCGAGAGTCATTATTGTGATGAGGAATGTGTGGATTGTGGTGATTGTCGTCTGCATCGTGAGTGTATGAACTTTACGCAGCAGGTGCTTGATGATTATCTCAATGATAATAAGGAACGGCAGAACTGGATGCGGACTTTCCTGAAGTTTGAGCGTTCGTTAGTGGGAGAGGAGACAAATCAGGCGATGAGGCTGAAGATTTGGAACTCGGTCATCTTCTTCAACTATCTGCAAGTGGCGATGGGTGGCCCTCGCGAGGCTGGCACTGCCGAGCAATATCGCCAGGCTGGCAAGGCTTTCTTCGAGGTCATCGAAAAGTATCAGCCTAAGTACATCATCGTATGGGGCAAGAGGCTTTGGAATAATTTGCCTGGCGGTCACTGGCGCCAAGAGCAAGTTTCTGATGTTCACTGGGTGGATTGCAATGACATCGAAGTGGAAGGCACTTGGGTGCCTAATGGATTCTACATGATGCCTGGTGGCAAGCATGTTAAGGTTCTTGTGGTGAATCATCCTTCTGTAGGCTACTCCTGGGACTATTGGTACAAGGTGATACAAAGATTTTTGAGATAATTTTCTCGCTTGTGCCACGATTTGACACATCTAACCTGTAATTTTGCATAAGATAAGCTGCACTCGGCAATTTGAAAGCAAGCTTTCATTGCGCTCGTTTGCATTATCTTTGCCGTCGTAAACATTAAAAACAAGGAATTATGGCACAGATTACAATCAATATCCAGACGTTGGACTGGACAATGGGGGAAACCGTAGGCTTGCACTTGATGCTGAAGAAAGACAGCAAGGCAAGAATTGCTTGGGGCGATGGAAAGGTACAGGTCGTGACAGGCAAACAGAAACCTGCTTCCGAAAAGTTGGCTTGGGTGGAGGCAGGTCATTCCTATCCTGAGAAGGGCATGTACTACACCATTACCATCTGTTCGGAAGAGGAGGATGCCATTATCGGATTTGATGGATGTGGCATGTTCGAGGTGAAAACCTTGGATGTGATTCTCACGGAATGTCCTAACTTGCGTATCTTGGGCTATTCTGGGTATGGCGAGGAGAAACTCGACGTGAGCAAGAATCCTTTGCTGGAGTTCATCGACTTCCACGAGATAAGAAACGAGAAGTTGGATTTCTCTGCCAATCCACTCTTGGAGGAGTTGCATATTGATGGAGCCAAAGATTTGGTGTCTTTGAATTTGAGCAAGAACGACAAGTTGCGTCGCTTGGACATCTTCATGTGTCACAATCTTCAGCATCTCGCCCTGAGCAATCAGTCGCAACTGAATGAGGTGGATTTCGCTCTCACTCATCTCCGTCCCAAGGACTTGGAGTATTTGGAGAAGACGTTGAAGCGAAACTCTCCCTACAAGATACGGGGAGGAAGCTTTGGCGATGATAAGATAATAGAAGTTAGTAATGGTGAAATCGTAGGTGAAGATGAAGGAAAATTGGATTCAACTTATCGATACAATTGAGAAAGATCCGTTTGAAACGGAGGCTTTCTTCGCTTTGATGGAGTATGTGGGCGAAGCGTCGGATGATGACAAGCGCAGAGTTGTACAAGAAGTAGAGCGTCGCATCAAGATGATTGCCCGTTATGATGCGGACAAGAGTTTCAGTTTCCGTAAGTTCAGTGAACAGGAGCGGGAGGTGCTTGATTCCCTTTGGAGTACTCGGGTAAAGATTCTCAATGTGATGATGTTAAATCCTACAGAGGAAGAAATCGAGCGTTTGGGACATCAGAACGATAAACTTCATGAACTGTCGAAGGATGCCTTTGCGCAAGGTCGCAACCTCTGGAAGTCTTTGTTGCACTCACCGAGCTTGATGGCAAATGAGGATTATTATGATGTGGAGGAGCACGTTGATTTCAGTTGGAATGATGAGGATTCCGTCCTCAAGATGGATAATGATGACTATTATGGCTCAGACTTCGAGTATATGCTCCATTTTCATTGCAATTTTAGGGATAGTGGGCGGTATTATGTGGGTGAACCTTTGGTGGCGGATGATGGCACGTCGTGGAATCTTGATTATCTGGATAATCCTGCCTTTGGCAAGTTTTGCATCTGCCATCTCCTTCACTCGCTCCATAGTCATGAGCATTACTCTTTGCCTGACATCCTCCGTATGGATGATTTTTGGACGGATGTCAGCTTGAGATATGAGCGAGAGGTGTATCAATGGAAAAAAGGAAACGTAATCTTTAAAGAGGAAGTAAATGGAAAAGGAATGGAAAAAACTGATTGATGAAGTTGAGAACAACCGTAGCTATAGTTCGGAGCCTCACTGCAATTTCGTTGATTTTCTAAGAGAAAAGTCAACGATAGAGGACAAGCGTGCCATCATACAAGATGTGGAACGTCGTATCAAGAAGGTGGTGAATCGTGAGGATAATAATCCAGGTTGGTTCTTCCGTAACTTCACTGATACGGAGCGGGATTTGCTGGACGATTTGCTTGGGCTTCGTGAGGTGACGCTCGATGAGATGATGCTTCATCCTACTGCTGC
The Segatella copri DNA segment above includes these coding regions:
- a CDS encoding DUF4112 domain-containing protein — protein: MENSRRQQAQADLGMDFAKEDQKREAALAKEQARADKKAAKREKMMNMPSYRLMVGTAKYMDKWFLDPILGFILPVGIGDALTSVFAFPFIYYSLCVVKSIPLTLAVIYNILMDVLIGAIPFYIGDVLDVFKRSYVENLRLITGYIEDDKEIINKVNKKAFWTAVFIVVLCWLIYVVISWAIRLGTMAYDWIVSLF